The Streptomyces sp. NBC_00335 DNA window ATCCCTCCGGGGGGTCAGCCCTGTTCTTCCGTTCCCGTGCGGGCGCGGGCGCCCGAGCGGGTGCGGCCCGTGGTCTGGGCGCGTTCCGGGTGGCGGCGTACGTACTCGCGCTCCAGCTCCGCCATCCGCCGGGTGTGCGTGACCAGCGCGTCCTCCGATCCGTGCAGCAGGGTCTCGTGACGCGTGCGGTGGATGGCTTCGAGCTCCTTCATCAGGCGGCCCTCTTCCAGCCCGCCCGCCGACGGCCCGGCCTCGCGGGCTTCGCGCTCCGCCATGGCAGGTCACCTCTCCCTCGGCCGGGCCGGGCCTCTCGCCCGGCCGTGCTCATCCCATCATCACCGAGGGGAAGAGATAGACACTGTCTACCGAACGGTGCTAGACACTGCCCATGGATCAGGACAGCGGGCTGCGCGAGCGGCTCATCGACGTCGGTGTGGAGCTCGTGACGAGCGAAGGGACCGCCGCGCTCGGGCTGCGCGAGATCGCCCGCCGCGCCGGGGTGTCCCACGGGGCTCCCCGGCGGTACTTCGCCACCCACCACGCCCTGCTGTCCGCCATCGCCCGGCGCGGGTTCGAGGAACTCGACTCCCGCATCCCCGCCGCGATGGCGGGCCCGGGGGCGGACGACCCGCGCGGGCAGGTGCGGGCGCTGGGGCGGGCGTACGTCGGCTACGCGCTGGAGCACCGCGGCATGTTCGAGCTGATGTTCCGCCACGACCTGCTGGACGGCAGCGGGCAGGACGGGCCGCCGCAGGCCCGGCTCCGGGACTCCACGCTGCCGCTGTTCGAGCTGCTCGTCTCCCTGGTCGCCCGGTGCGGAACCGCCGAAGCCCCCCGCATCACCGCCGCCGCGTACTGGGCCAATCTGCACGGCGTGGCGCAGCTGTGGGCCTGGGGCCGTCTGCCGCTCGTCCTCGACGGCGATCCGGAGGCCTCCGTCGACCGGGTGGTCGACGCCGCCCTGGACGCCCACCTGCCGGTGCGCCGCCCGTGAGGCCCGGCTCGCGCTCTGCGTCAGCGCCGCCTGCGCGATGCTCGTCGCCCGACCTTGGCGCGAGGCTGGGTCTGCTGAGCCTGGCCGCCTTCCTGGTCCTCGCCGGCCGGCTGGGCGACCGGTACGGGCACACCCGGCTGCTGTTCACCGGCGTCCTCGGCCTCGCGGCGGCGCCGGGGACCGGGGCTTCGGTCACGGCGCTGACCGCACCGGCCGCCGCAGGGCTGCTGCCCGCATCACGACTGCCGTCGTCACGGCTCCCCTCGTCACGGCTGCCCGCATCACGACTGCCGTCGTCAGGGCTGCCCGGGGACGGTCGCGCGGGCCACGCAGCTGCGGGCCACCTCGTCGGCGAAGGCGCGGGCGAGCGGGGAGAGGGCGGACCAGCGCCGGACGGCCCAGCCGACGGCGAGCGGCGGCAGCGCGGGGACCGGCACGAGGCGCAGCGGTCCGTCTGATCCGGGGACCTGCCAGCCGGGCAGCGCCGGTACGACGGCGTGGCCGAGGCCCAGTTCGGCGAGGAGGAGGGCGGTGTCCCAGTCGGCGGCGCTGGTGTCGGAGCTGATCCGGATGCCCGCTTCGGCGAGGGCGGCGTCGAGCTGGGCGCGGGAGGTGGAGTTCTCCGGCAGCCGGATGTGGCGGACGGCGCCGAGGTCGGCCGGCTCCAGCCGGGAGCGGGCGGCCAGGGGGTCGTCGGCGCGGACCGCCAGAACCCAGGGCAGCCGCATGACGGGGCGCTGTTCGATGCCCCGCACGGGGCCGCCGATGGTGATCCACGCGAGGTCGAGGTCCTCGGCGGAGAGGGCTTCGAAGCAGCTACGGCTGGAGTTCTCGGTCTGGAACTCCAGGCTGGCCCGGGGGTGGCCGCGCCGGAAGGCGACGATCGCCTCGGCCATGAAGTGCCGCACGGTGGTGGCCCCGGTGGTGACGCGGACCGAGCCGCCGTCGCCCCGTACCAGGTCGTCGAGCCGGCGCAGGGCTCCGTCGAGCCCGGCGATGCCGTCGGCGGCGGCCGCCCGGAGGATCAGACCGGCCCCGGTGGGCGACACCCCGCGCGGATGGCGCTCCAGGAGCGCGGTGCCGGTCTCCTTCTCCAGACGGCGGATGTGCTGGCTGACGGCGGACTGGGTGCGGCCGAGGTCGCGGGCGACGGCACTGAGGCTGCCGGCCCGGCAGACGGCGACGAAGACGCGGAGATCATCGAGGGTCACAACCCCCAAGATATCCCTGGGGGGTTAAGAGAAATCCGGAGGATTGACTTGGATGTCCGGCTGTCCGACGATCAGTTCACGGCCCAGGGCGGCAACCCGGCCCCGCCATCGCGAGG harbors:
- a CDS encoding LysR family transcriptional regulator, with the protein product MTLDDLRVFVAVCRAGSLSAVARDLGRTQSAVSQHIRRLEKETGTALLERHPRGVSPTGAGLILRAAAADGIAGLDGALRRLDDLVRGDGGSVRVTTGATTVRHFMAEAIVAFRRGHPRASLEFQTENSSRSCFEALSAEDLDLAWITIGGPVRGIEQRPVMRLPWVLAVRADDPLAARSRLEPADLGAVRHIRLPENSTSRAQLDAALAEAGIRISSDTSAADWDTALLLAELGLGHAVVPALPGWQVPGSDGPLRLVPVPALPPLAVGWAVRRWSALSPLARAFADEVARSCVARATVPGQP
- a CDS encoding TetR/AcrR family transcriptional regulator, yielding MDQDSGLRERLIDVGVELVTSEGTAALGLREIARRAGVSHGAPRRYFATHHALLSAIARRGFEELDSRIPAAMAGPGADDPRGQVRALGRAYVGYALEHRGMFELMFRHDLLDGSGQDGPPQARLRDSTLPLFELLVSLVARCGTAEAPRITAAAYWANLHGVAQLWAWGRLPLVLDGDPEASVDRVVDAALDAHLPVRRP
- a CDS encoding DUF6158 family protein codes for the protein MAEREAREAGPSAGGLEEGRLMKELEAIHRTRHETLLHGSEDALVTHTRRMAELEREYVRRHPERAQTTGRTRSGARARTGTEEQG